In Ictalurus punctatus breed USDA103 chromosome 3, Coco_2.0, whole genome shotgun sequence, the following are encoded in one genomic region:
- the polr1c gene encoding DNA-directed RNA polymerases I and III subunit RPAC1 yields MAVPMSNVDEIRDRVILGEFGVKNVHSTNFPGNYPGYDDTWDLGKFKKNFRLDVVHMDENTLEFDMVGIDAAIANAFRRILLAEVPTMAVEKVFIYNNTSIIQDEILAHRLGLVPIKADPRLFEYRNTGDEEGTEIDTIHLQLKIKCTRNPRASKDASDPKELYLNHMVYSRDMKWVPIGNQADVFADANIGPVHGDILLAQLRPGQELDIVMHCVKGIGKDHAKFSPVATASYRLLPEITLLKTIEGEKAERLKRCFSPGVIELEDVDGKQVAKVVNSRLDTCSREVLRHDDLKSLVKLGRVRDHFLFSVESTGILPPDVLFSEAVNVLIAKCQKFLTELDSVNEME; encoded by the exons ATGGCGGTGCCTATGAGCAACGTGGATGAGATCCGTGATAGAGTGATTTTGGGCGAATTTGGCGTAAAAAAT GTTCATTCTACAAATTTTCCTGGTAATTATCCTGGTTATGATGACACATGGGACCTCGGGAAGTTCAAAAAG AATTTCAGGCTCGATGTCGTTCATATGGATGAGAACACGTTGGAGTTTGACATGGTGGGAATAGACGCTGCCATTGCTAATGCTTTCAGGCGGATATTACTAGCTGAG GTCCCAACCATggctgttgaaaaagttttcATTTACAACAATACGTCTATAATTCAAGATGAGATCCTAGCACATAGGCTTGGCTTGGTACCGATCAAAGCTGATCCTCGTCTTTTTGAGTACAGAAATACTG GTGATGAGGAAGGCACAGAAATTGACACAATTCATCTTCAGCTGAAGATCAAATGCACAAGGAATCCCAGGGCATCTAAAGATGCCTCTGATCCCAAAGAATTATACCTCAATCACATGG tgtattcAAGGGACATGAAGTGGGTACCTATTGGAAATCAGGCTGATGTGTTTGCTGATGCTAACATTGGTCCTGTGCATGGAGACATACTGTTGGCACAGCTTCGGCCAGGACAAGAGCTGGATATAGTTATGCACTGCGTTAAAGGAATAG GTAAGGACCATGCAAAGTTTTCCCCAGTTGCCACCGCAAGTTATAGGCTACTTCCTGAGATCACATTACTGAAGACCATTGAAGGAGAAAAAGCTGAGAGATTAAAGCGCTGCTTCTCACCTGGAGTTATTGAATTGGAGGATGTTGATG GAAAACAGGTGGCTAAGGTGGTCAACAGTCGTCTGGATACATGCAGCAGAGAAGTGCTTAGGCATGATGACCTAAAGAGTTTGGTTAAACTCGGAAGAGTGCGGGACCATTTCTTAT TCTCAGTGGAGTCTACTGGAATTTTACCACCCGATGTCCTGTTCAGTGAGGCCGTTAATGTACTCATTGCAAAGTGCCAGAAATTTCTGACTGAGCTTGATTCAGTGAATGAAATGGAATAG
- the pcgf6 gene encoding polycomb group RING finger protein 6 isoform X1, with amino-acid sequence MDDSCEGNESLGEGSCSGAEDQEKAPENMITCAERSLPLRDLYPYIRCGLCNGFFIDATTITECLHTFCKSCIVKHFFCSNRCPNCSIVVHQTQPLYNIRPDRLLQDIVYKTVPYLEEVERAQIYAFYKERGLPIPKPAAPSMLPIKLLKQKQRDYMPQSVFTIPPELDVSLMLDFVGAEEGIENYKPLERKYIRVSGEATIRHVELFIRRKMELSPNLKVDVVCGEHLLEQCQSLREVQSTVGENALQDGMLVLQFGLVLPTQ; translated from the exons ATGGACGACAGCTGTGAGGGAAACGAAAGTTTGGGCGAGGGCTCGTGCAGCGGCGCTGAAGATCAAGAGAAAGCACCAGAGAACATGATCACCTGTGCAGAG CGTTCACTACCACTGAGGGATCTGTACCCTTATATTCGTTGTGGTCTCTGCAATGGCTTCTTCATCGATGCTACCACCATCACTGAATGTCTTCATACAT TCTGTAAAAGTTGCATTGTCAAGCACTTCTTCTGCAGCAACAGGTGTCCCAACTGTAGCATCGTGGTTCATCAAACACAACCATTATACAATATAAG ACCTGACAGGTTGTTACAAGATATTGTTTATAAGACAGTCCCATATTTGGAGGAAG TGGAGAGGGCACAAATTTATGCGTTTTACAAAGAGAGAGGTCTGCCGATCCCAAAACCAG CAGCTCCAAGTATGCTTCCAATAAAGCTtctgaaacagaaacagagagactaCATGCCACAGTCTGTTTTCACCATTCCTCCAGAGCTTGATGTGTCTCTAATGCTGGATTTTGTTGG AGCTGAGGAGGGCATTGAGAATTATAAG CCTTTGGAGAGAAAGTATATCCGTGTCTCAGGTGAAGCCACCATTCGTCATGTGGAGCTCTTTATCCGAAGGAAGATGGAGTTGAGTCCAAATTTGAAG GTGGATGTTGTTTGTGGAGAGCATCTCTTAGAGCAGTGTCAGTCTTTGAGGGAAGTACAAAGCACAGTGGGAGAAAATGCCCTACAG GATGGAATGCTGGTGTTACAGTTTGGACTTGTGCTGCCTACTCAGTGA
- the pcgf6 gene encoding polycomb group RING finger protein 6 isoform X2 — MLTQPTFLRSLPLRDLYPYIRCGLCNGFFIDATTITECLHTFCKSCIVKHFFCSNRCPNCSIVVHQTQPLYNIRPDRLLQDIVYKTVPYLEEVERAQIYAFYKERGLPIPKPAAPSMLPIKLLKQKQRDYMPQSVFTIPPELDVSLMLDFVGAEEGIENYKPLERKYIRVSGEATIRHVELFIRRKMELSPNLKVDVVCGEHLLEQCQSLREVQSTVGENALQDGMLVLQFGLVLPTQ, encoded by the exons ATGTTGACTCAACCGACGTTTTTG CGTTCACTACCACTGAGGGATCTGTACCCTTATATTCGTTGTGGTCTCTGCAATGGCTTCTTCATCGATGCTACCACCATCACTGAATGTCTTCATACAT TCTGTAAAAGTTGCATTGTCAAGCACTTCTTCTGCAGCAACAGGTGTCCCAACTGTAGCATCGTGGTTCATCAAACACAACCATTATACAATATAAG ACCTGACAGGTTGTTACAAGATATTGTTTATAAGACAGTCCCATATTTGGAGGAAG TGGAGAGGGCACAAATTTATGCGTTTTACAAAGAGAGAGGTCTGCCGATCCCAAAACCAG CAGCTCCAAGTATGCTTCCAATAAAGCTtctgaaacagaaacagagagactaCATGCCACAGTCTGTTTTCACCATTCCTCCAGAGCTTGATGTGTCTCTAATGCTGGATTTTGTTGG AGCTGAGGAGGGCATTGAGAATTATAAG CCTTTGGAGAGAAAGTATATCCGTGTCTCAGGTGAAGCCACCATTCGTCATGTGGAGCTCTTTATCCGAAGGAAGATGGAGTTGAGTCCAAATTTGAAG GTGGATGTTGTTTGTGGAGAGCATCTCTTAGAGCAGTGTCAGTCTTTGAGGGAAGTACAAAGCACAGTGGGAGAAAATGCCCTACAG GATGGAATGCTGGTGTTACAGTTTGGACTTGTGCTGCCTACTCAGTGA